In Lujinxingia sediminis, a single genomic region encodes these proteins:
- a CDS encoding DivIVA domain-containing protein, with translation MFKFSADDIANQSFQSKFRGYDPDQVHEFLEGLAREWRQVQDAVRRMQDELDEQTRELRDYRRRERSLVEALEMARQVAEEIRHQADRDAELVLAETELKAERMLTRAEQKVGQLRSEMLELHQHRVRFQSELKHMVESYGAMIAHFEQRAEGVEVLPPIPGHAPSPISPRVEESAQAAESDDGEEVEDDALLDERPRRHTSPGMIAGSSTSH, from the coding sequence ATGTTCAAGTTCAGCGCCGATGATATCGCCAATCAATCCTTTCAGTCGAAGTTTCGGGGCTACGATCCGGACCAGGTCCATGAGTTTCTGGAGGGTCTGGCCCGCGAATGGCGTCAGGTGCAAGATGCCGTGCGTCGGATGCAGGACGAACTCGACGAGCAGACCCGGGAGCTGCGCGACTACCGTCGACGTGAGCGCAGTCTGGTCGAGGCGCTGGAGATGGCCCGGCAGGTCGCCGAAGAGATTCGCCATCAGGCCGATCGCGACGCGGAACTGGTGCTGGCCGAGACCGAATTGAAGGCCGAGCGCATGCTCACCCGTGCCGAGCAGAAGGTGGGCCAGCTGCGCTCGGAGATGCTGGAGTTGCATCAGCATCGGGTGCGCTTTCAGAGCGAACTCAAACATATGGTCGAGAGCTATGGCGCGATGATCGCGCATTTTGAGCAGCGCGCCGAAGGCGTGGAGGTGCTCCCGCCGATTCCCGGCCACGCGCCCAGCCCGATCTCACCACGTGTCGAAGAGAGCGCTCAGGCAGCCGAGAGCGATGATGGCGAGGAGGTCGAAGACGACGCGCTTCTCGACGAGCGTCCGCGCCGCCACACCTCGCCAGGGATGATAGCTGGTTCCAGCACGTCGCATTGA
- a CDS encoding peptidase MA family metallohydrolase has translation MKLLRATLVAIVVVACTIFSTSAWSEVMPGLVTRPGAEVALTYYYPEPFEPAISQLDAEATAVVEALERRLGLDALEDVEVYLLRDMNTYFEWQGVEYRPSSWAVGLSLSDRSTVLVKHGVGSAAEPVDIRKTFIHELAHVAVDRARAGHHVPRWFNEGFAVLHAEEWTPERSDTLTRAASTGSVMAFSALDRYFPPHHQSVSLAYAQSFHFVRHLEQRFGENFFAEVMALVRQGTSFDEAVHASSGSTLSALETQWRQELEEGASFWAILSDVNALFFGASFLFLVAFALRVMRKRRQAQAMVDDDDPGPWDYDPSLYPLPGQDR, from the coding sequence GTGAAGTTGTTGCGCGCCACCCTTGTTGCGATCGTCGTTGTTGCATGCACGATCTTCAGTACGTCGGCCTGGTCGGAGGTGATGCCCGGGTTGGTCACACGGCCCGGCGCTGAGGTTGCGCTGACCTACTACTATCCCGAGCCCTTTGAGCCCGCCATCTCGCAGCTCGACGCGGAGGCCACCGCGGTGGTTGAGGCGCTGGAGCGTCGTCTGGGGCTTGATGCGCTTGAGGACGTCGAGGTCTACCTTTTGCGCGACATGAACACCTACTTTGAGTGGCAGGGGGTTGAGTACCGCCCCTCCAGCTGGGCGGTGGGGCTCTCGTTGAGCGACCGCTCCACCGTGCTGGTCAAGCACGGGGTGGGCTCGGCGGCGGAGCCGGTGGACATTCGCAAAACCTTTATCCATGAGCTTGCGCATGTGGCGGTGGACCGCGCCCGCGCCGGGCATCATGTGCCGCGGTGGTTCAACGAGGGCTTTGCGGTGCTGCACGCCGAGGAGTGGACGCCGGAGCGCAGCGACACGTTGACGCGGGCGGCATCGACCGGAAGCGTCATGGCCTTCTCGGCCCTGGATCGTTATTTCCCGCCGCATCATCAGTCAGTGTCGCTGGCCTACGCGCAGAGCTTCCACTTTGTACGCCACCTGGAGCAGCGCTTCGGGGAGAACTTCTTTGCCGAAGTGATGGCCCTGGTGCGCCAGGGAACGTCCTTTGACGAGGCGGTGCATGCGAGCAGCGGGAGCACGCTCAGCGCGCTGGAGACGCAGTGGAGGCAGGAGCTGGAGGAGGGTGCGTCGTTCTGGGCGATCTTGAGTGACGTCAACGCGCTATTTTTTGGCGCCTCCTTTCTTTTCCTTGTAGCGTTCGCGTTGCGCGTGATGCGAAAGCGCCGCCAGGCGCAAGCAATGGTCGACGATGACGACCCCGGGCCGTGGGATTACGACCCGTCGCTTTACCCCTTGCCTGGCCAGGATCGCTGA